A region of Photobacterium sanguinicancri DNA encodes the following proteins:
- a CDS encoding cytochrome c3 family protein gives MIKRIALLFAVVLLNVAFAGELPNPDEDNLANFHLLDETCSGQCHQEEKPSEDLEFEFNSCVECHDSLSNLDGPQHNIKHQESEGMECVECHFPHEEFDPKEICTDCHDEGWKALGVMHREYRGGMSNNNLPYLVVLTFSTF, from the coding sequence ATGATCAAGCGTATCGCTTTACTATTCGCAGTTGTGTTGCTTAACGTTGCCTTTGCTGGAGAGCTACCGAACCCAGATGAGGATAATCTTGCGAATTTTCACCTGTTAGATGAGACCTGTAGCGGCCAATGCCACCAAGAAGAAAAGCCATCAGAGGATCTTGAATTCGAGTTCAATAGTTGTGTCGAGTGCCATGATAGTTTATCAAATTTGGATGGGCCTCAGCACAATATTAAACATCAAGAGAGTGAAGGGATGGAGTGCGTAGAATGTCACTTTCCACATGAGGAGTTCGACCCCAAAGAGATCTGTACTGATTGCCATGATGAAGGGTGGAAGGCATTAGGCGTCATGCACCGTGAGTATAGAGGCGGCATGAGCAATAACAATTTACCGTATTTAGTTGTCCTGACGTTTTCTACGTTTTAA
- a CDS encoding GntR family transcriptional regulator, with product MKMKINKQSLEEQATEFIRDMIVSGQLVMGDKIVESTLSKELELSRSTVRMALNSLSHEGLVIQKPYVGWHVFTLSDDDLWELYNLRVAIESQAAVMAAEKATQDDKDELSRIYNEFCELCGTETLDIFDVCEKDFELHRKVVEISKSNKFIKIYEQISNQLKSYIKLTHNDYDLSQSGISHTGIVEAIIEGDANRAWLESKQNITAFTDLSLQSKKNDRNQN from the coding sequence ATGAAAATGAAGATCAACAAACAGAGCCTAGAAGAGCAAGCCACTGAATTTATTAGAGATATGATAGTTTCGGGTCAGCTAGTGATGGGCGATAAAATTGTTGAGAGTACGCTATCGAAAGAACTAGAGCTTTCGCGCAGTACTGTTCGCATGGCACTGAACTCACTTTCACATGAAGGCTTAGTGATACAAAAGCCTTATGTTGGCTGGCATGTATTCACTTTGTCGGACGACGATTTGTGGGAACTGTACAATTTACGTGTTGCCATTGAGTCACAAGCAGCGGTAATGGCAGCAGAAAAAGCGACCCAAGATGATAAAGATGAGTTAAGTCGTATTTACAATGAATTCTGTGAATTATGTGGCACAGAAACCTTGGATATCTTCGACGTTTGTGAAAAAGACTTTGAATTGCATAGAAAAGTTGTCGAAATCAGTAAGAGCAATAAATTCATAAAAATATATGAACAGATTTCTAATCAACTAAAAAGTTACATCAAACTCACCCATAATGATTACGACCTTTCGCAAAGTGGTATCAGCCATACTGGTATTGTTGAAGCGATCATCGAAGGCGATGCCAACCGTGCTTGGCTAGAATCAAAACAAAACATTACGGCATTCACTGATCTTTCTCTGCAGAGTAAGAAAAACGATCGTAATCAAAACTAA
- a CDS encoding UxaA family hydrolase, with the protein MSATFKGYPRPNGTFGIRNNVMIVAIDECCEGIARNISKEIDDSVVVTNHYTCMYGGNEEMIDTIIHTATNPNIAGVLVIAMGCGSIDPEMVAGPVRQQGFPVHTLTVIKNKGTVETIKDGIELAKELKAYADSVERVDTPVSALRIGIKCGGSDTSSGLASNPSVGAASDKLVDMGAITMAGELLELLGCEEILKARSVTPEVGEKIERLIAEDLKRWHVIEGTETMSIGNSVGGLTTIDEKSQGAMHKTGTRPIQDCLRINHIHREKPTVPGFYLTETTMLCGGAAMHFASLGCQLILWTAGAAGFNNSIVPVIRVSGNTSLITADMDINACGIMDATDTIDNVSNQIIDKVFAVASGAPTNLEGVGFAYASLYQKDQRLEHVIGICPQ; encoded by the coding sequence ATGAGCGCGACATTTAAAGGCTACCCACGTCCAAACGGTACATTTGGTATTCGCAATAATGTAATGATCGTTGCGATTGATGAATGTTGTGAAGGTATTGCACGCAATATCAGCAAAGAAATTGATGATTCAGTTGTTGTTACTAACCATTACACCTGTATGTATGGTGGCAACGAAGAAATGATCGATACCATCATTCACACGGCAACTAACCCAAACATTGCTGGTGTGCTGGTTATCGCGATGGGTTGTGGCTCTATCGATCCTGAAATGGTGGCAGGGCCTGTTCGTCAACAAGGCTTCCCCGTTCATACCCTGACGGTTATTAAGAACAAGGGCACTGTCGAAACAATTAAAGACGGTATCGAACTTGCGAAAGAACTAAAAGCATACGCAGACAGTGTCGAGCGTGTAGATACACCTGTTTCCGCGCTACGTATCGGTATTAAGTGTGGTGGTTCTGACACCTCTAGCGGCCTAGCTTCTAATCCTTCAGTAGGCGCGGCATCAGACAAGCTTGTAGATATGGGCGCGATCACCATGGCGGGTGAGTTACTTGAACTGCTGGGTTGTGAAGAGATCCTAAAAGCGCGTTCAGTTACCCCTGAAGTGGGCGAGAAGATTGAGCGCTTGATCGCTGAAGACCTAAAACGCTGGCATGTTATCGAAGGCACTGAAACAATGTCTATCGGCAACAGTGTGGGTGGCCTTACAACCATCGATGAAAAATCACAGGGTGCAATGCACAAAACAGGTACTCGTCCTATTCAAGACTGCCTGCGCATTAACCATATTCACCGTGAAAAACCAACCGTTCCAGGTTTCTACCTAACAGAAACAACCATGTTGTGTGGTGGTGCTGCAATGCACTTCGCATCACTTGGCTGTCAGTTAATTCTGTGGACAGCAGGCGCTGCGGGTTTCAATAACTCGATTGTTCCGGTTATTCGTGTGTCAGGTAATACGTCTCTTATCACTGCAGATATGGACATTAATGCTTGTGGAATCATGGATGCAACAGACACGATTGATAACGTATCAAACCAGATCATCGACAAAGTGTTCGCGGTAGCAAGCGGTGCACCAACCAACTTGGAAGGTGTTGGTTTTGCTTATGCTTCGCTATATCAAAAAGACCAGCGATTAGAGCATGTCATCGGTATTTGCCCTCAATAA
- a CDS encoding DMT family transporter, protein MSKPIPNKSLGLSLALVCAALWGASFPLGGVLAGKLDPVVLAIARYAIATLGFVVLFAFSKKHTLKKIQNKKDAILLMSAGISAQAIFFYFTILAYEFTSSGEIGVINGMAPFLTMLAVFVIDKIKPSAPKVFAVVLSLVGAAVIAYDPSNKIQGINLGHLFALCGVLGFVTYNYILGKFGSDLNSRYDTFSSCFYQFAAATGALLIVGLVTGADFSSAVVLVENGKYIATILSLGLLCSGIAYAVWEVATLKTQDAVITTMALNVLPLFAMIVAYFLLGEVMTMQKLAGVVTVVVALCIYTVGDKFKKTPVVQEAAA, encoded by the coding sequence ATGAGTAAACCTATTCCTAATAAATCACTTGGGTTAAGCCTTGCGCTTGTGTGTGCTGCTTTATGGGGTGCTTCGTTCCCGCTAGGTGGTGTTCTTGCAGGTAAACTTGATCCTGTTGTTTTAGCTATCGCACGTTACGCGATTGCAACATTAGGTTTTGTTGTTCTGTTTGCTTTTTCTAAAAAGCACACGCTGAAGAAAATCCAAAACAAGAAAGATGCAATCTTGCTAATGAGTGCGGGTATTTCAGCACAAGCGATATTCTTTTACTTTACGATTCTTGCTTACGAATTCACCTCATCAGGTGAAATCGGCGTTATCAATGGTATGGCCCCGTTCCTAACCATGCTAGCGGTATTTGTTATCGATAAAATTAAGCCGTCGGCGCCAAAAGTCTTTGCCGTTGTTTTGTCTCTAGTGGGGGCGGCAGTTATTGCTTATGACCCATCGAATAAGATCCAAGGTATTAACCTAGGTCACTTATTCGCACTGTGTGGTGTACTGGGTTTTGTTACTTACAACTACATCTTAGGCAAATTCGGTTCAGACCTAAACTCTCGTTACGACACCTTCTCTAGCTGCTTCTACCAATTCGCAGCTGCAACAGGTGCGCTACTTATCGTTGGTTTAGTAACGGGTGCTGATTTTAGCTCGGCAGTGGTACTGGTGGAGAATGGTAAATACATCGCAACTATCTTGTCGCTAGGTCTTCTATGTTCTGGTATTGCATACGCGGTATGGGAAGTGGCAACACTGAAAACGCAAGATGCAGTTATCACCACAATGGCACTGAACGTCCTACCATTATTTGCGATGATCGTTGCTTACTTCCTACTAGGTGAAGTGATGACAATGCAAAAACTGGCTGGTGTGGTAACAGTAGTTGTCGCGCTTTGTATCTACACAGTTGGTGACAAATTCAAGAAAACCCCTGTTGTTCAAGAAGCTGCAGCTTAA
- a CDS encoding mandelate racemase/muconate lactonizing enzyme family protein yields the protein MQFNELKITEVEVIHLRVPALDEACEWGEDGVLIRVHTNAGITGVGESDSSPMMIQACIKATQSHGSSQGIERLLVGENPLEIERLYTKMYNGTHYAGRRSTMIHAISAIDMALWDIAGKFYKVPVWQLLGGKFREKIRAYGTFIPSAIKEENIARTAELLAQGFTSLKFGGGPLGKNAETDYEIIKTVCETARGINKDVEIAIDLASAWRTAGHTIEMAKKLEEFNLLWIEEPITDDVLAGYRKISQSTSQKLAGGETLTTRYEFANFIEKSGADFVQPDVTRCGGISEMVKIYDMAHMAGMKLVPHGFSTGILIAATVHFLASREHGDLIEYSQSTSPLFTSLVKNQIAFKDGYVAVPNTIGLGVELDEEIIAKYRVE from the coding sequence ATGCAATTTAACGAATTGAAAATCACTGAAGTAGAAGTTATTCACCTGCGTGTTCCTGCTCTTGATGAAGCTTGTGAATGGGGTGAGGATGGTGTTCTTATCCGCGTACACACAAACGCAGGTATCACAGGGGTGGGCGAGTCTGATAGCTCACCTATGATGATTCAAGCTTGCATTAAAGCTACTCAAAGCCACGGTTCTTCTCAAGGTATTGAACGTCTTCTTGTTGGTGAAAACCCGCTAGAAATCGAACGCCTATACACTAAGATGTACAACGGCACTCATTATGCTGGCCGTCGCTCAACCATGATCCACGCTATCTCTGCTATTGATATGGCGCTATGGGACATCGCGGGTAAATTCTACAAAGTGCCTGTATGGCAGCTTCTAGGTGGTAAATTCCGTGAAAAGATCCGTGCATACGGCACGTTTATTCCTTCGGCAATTAAAGAAGAAAACATTGCTCGCACAGCTGAATTGCTAGCTCAAGGCTTTACTTCACTGAAGTTTGGTGGCGGTCCGTTAGGTAAAAATGCAGAGACTGATTACGAGATCATCAAGACCGTTTGTGAAACCGCTCGCGGCATCAACAAAGACGTCGAAATTGCAATCGACCTAGCAAGTGCATGGCGTACAGCTGGCCACACTATTGAAATGGCTAAGAAGCTTGAAGAATTTAACCTGCTATGGATTGAAGAGCCGATTACTGATGATGTTCTTGCGGGTTACCGTAAGATTTCTCAATCGACGTCACAAAAGCTGGCTGGTGGTGAAACCTTGACTACTCGTTACGAGTTTGCGAACTTCATTGAAAAGTCGGGCGCTGATTTCGTACAACCTGACGTGACGCGTTGTGGTGGTATTAGTGAGATGGTTAAGATCTACGACATGGCGCACATGGCAGGGATGAAGCTAGTTCCTCACGGTTTCTCAACCGGTATCTTAATTGCAGCCACTGTGCACTTCCTCGCTTCTCGTGAGCATGGTGACTTGATTGAATACTCGCAGAGTACAAGTCCACTGTTTACGTCACTGGTTAAAAACCAAATTGCTTTTAAAGATGGTTATGTTGCAGTGCCAAACACCATAGGCTTGGGTGTTGAACTTGATGAAGAAATTATTGCTAAATACCGTGTAGAATAA
- a CDS encoding TetR/AcrR family transcriptional regulator, which produces MLSEAKTRKKILSNATDLFAHNPYGKVTIRKIAQSANVSPSLIIYYFISKENLYCQIFEEFFPELENMIKKLKKEPKLTLSLIVNSYIEVWRINSLIPIIIHRELLSLDNTEAKNRLANKLLIPHKKKLMSLLSSITECSPYNEGYYYMLVISLSTYPFISDHISNEQNTDMSFLQNVYESVLPQAVC; this is translated from the coding sequence ATGTTGTCTGAAGCTAAAACAAGAAAAAAAATACTTTCAAATGCAACAGATCTCTTTGCTCATAATCCATATGGAAAAGTGACAATTAGAAAAATTGCACAAAGTGCTAATGTTAGCCCTAGTTTGATTATTTATTATTTCATATCGAAAGAAAATTTATACTGTCAGATTTTCGAAGAGTTTTTTCCTGAGCTTGAAAATATGATTAAAAAACTAAAAAAAGAACCAAAACTAACATTGTCACTGATTGTGAATAGTTATATTGAAGTTTGGCGGATTAATTCACTTATTCCTATCATTATTCATCGTGAACTACTGTCATTAGATAATACGGAAGCGAAGAATCGGCTTGCCAATAAACTATTGATACCTCATAAGAAAAAGCTAATGTCCTTGTTGAGCAGTATTACGGAATGTAGCCCATATAATGAAGGGTATTATTATATGCTTGTGATATCTCTATCTACATATCCATTTATTTCAGATCATATAAGTAATGAGCAAAACACCGATATGTCTTTTTTGCAAAATGTCTATGAAAGTGTATTGCCTCAAGCTGTTTGCTAA
- a CDS encoding methyl-accepting chemotaxis protein, which produces MNLSRYLTIRHQFWLLMAFVSTGIAVIILMNANVHRTNNLHLVSLDQQYYPAMEVVVRLDGTLPRLTQQFETAVVTGEEDALSEAALLYQLLNKDLAEIKKLLPQKSNELAHVETLMASYFGAGNQLALDFINMNESVAVISRKAEQNRQTQESLEKELKTLQDYVREQVVSLIGNARESADQAGVNSMISGLIVVAFLLSFGFAILRSISQSIAIVTARMNEIANGEGDLTVRIHYDGKDEVAELVNNVNQFISKLHATISDTISSIHQLEAITGQLSESRQDTSRFTAEQQSNIQQVTLSVGEMLQTVSHVADYASQASEQANDANTKAEDGFTVVQQTVNVINVLSDDVRKIATVIDKLEQDTTNVDAILSTIKGIADQTNLLALNAAIEAARAGEQGRGFAVVADEVRTLAARTQQSTEEIQVVLGELQVASKSAVEAMHQGLRQTEDGVSSAATAGESLRSITEKVAGITVVNDQIASATEEQHQTSLIIQEQLQEFNRSAEQVSSSSDRLGIASDQLVGVVEQLSHSTAQFKV; this is translated from the coding sequence ATGAATTTATCTCGTTACCTAACGATTCGTCATCAATTTTGGTTGTTAATGGCTTTTGTTTCTACTGGTATTGCCGTCATTATTTTGATGAACGCAAATGTTCATCGTACAAATAATCTTCATTTAGTGTCATTGGATCAGCAATATTACCCAGCGATGGAAGTTGTCGTTCGCTTAGACGGTACGCTTCCACGGCTAACACAACAATTTGAAACCGCTGTCGTAACGGGAGAAGAAGATGCACTTAGCGAAGCAGCGTTACTTTACCAGCTGTTAAATAAAGATTTAGCTGAAATAAAAAAACTGTTACCACAAAAGAGTAATGAATTAGCACATGTCGAAACATTGATGGCGAGTTATTTCGGGGCAGGTAATCAGCTAGCTCTTGATTTTATTAATATGAATGAATCTGTTGCTGTTATCTCTCGCAAAGCAGAACAAAATCGTCAGACTCAAGAAAGCTTAGAAAAAGAATTAAAAACGCTACAAGATTATGTGCGGGAACAAGTCGTTAGCTTGATCGGTAATGCACGTGAAAGCGCTGATCAAGCAGGTGTGAATTCTATGATTTCTGGCTTGATTGTCGTGGCATTTTTGCTGAGCTTCGGTTTTGCTATTCTACGCTCAATTAGTCAATCTATTGCGATTGTTACGGCAAGAATGAATGAGATCGCTAATGGTGAAGGTGATCTTACTGTTCGTATTCATTATGACGGCAAAGATGAAGTGGCCGAGCTTGTTAATAACGTGAACCAGTTTATTAGTAAATTACATGCCACTATTTCAGATACCATTTCAAGTATTCATCAGCTAGAGGCGATAACGGGTCAGTTATCTGAAAGCCGTCAAGATACATCTCGTTTTACTGCTGAGCAGCAGTCAAATATTCAGCAAGTGACGCTATCTGTTGGTGAAATGCTACAAACTGTAAGCCATGTGGCGGACTATGCAAGTCAGGCGTCGGAACAAGCTAACGATGCAAATACCAAAGCTGAAGATGGTTTTACTGTTGTGCAACAGACGGTCAATGTTATTAATGTTCTTTCGGACGATGTTCGTAAAATAGCCACAGTTATCGATAAACTTGAGCAAGACACGACTAATGTCGATGCTATTTTATCTACGATTAAAGGCATTGCTGATCAAACCAACTTATTAGCACTGAATGCCGCAATTGAGGCCGCACGCGCTGGTGAACAAGGTCGCGGTTTTGCGGTTGTTGCCGATGAAGTGCGAACACTCGCGGCTCGTACTCAGCAATCGACAGAAGAAATTCAAGTGGTGCTGGGAGAGCTGCAAGTTGCTTCTAAATCAGCAGTTGAAGCCATGCACCAAGGTTTGCGTCAGACAGAAGATGGTGTGAGTAGCGCAGCGACTGCGGGTGAAAGTTTGCGGTCCATTACGGAGAAAGTTGCCGGTATCACGGTTGTAAACGATCAAATTGCTTCCGCAACGGAAGAGCAGCACCAAACCTCTCTTATCATTCAAGAACAGCTACAAGAGTTTAACCGTAGCGCAGAACAAGTTTCTTCCTCTTCAGACCGACTCGGCATTGCCAGTGATCAACTGGTGGGTGTGGTCGAGCAACTAAGCCATTCGACGGCGCAGTTTAAAGTTTAG
- a CDS encoding type 2 periplasmic-binding domain-containing protein has product MLKKTVLALCLAASSFAQAAVVVIANPAAADLDASTIKKVYLGKAKSLNIDAIDLDDGQPLKSEFHAKVTGKTEAQLQAYWAKKVFTGKGQPPKAVSSSAIVKNTVANTANAIGYIDESEVDGSVKVILRP; this is encoded by the coding sequence ATGTTGAAAAAAACAGTTTTAGCACTTTGCCTTGCTGCTTCAAGCTTTGCACAGGCTGCGGTTGTGGTTATTGCAAATCCTGCAGCAGCAGATCTTGATGCATCGACAATCAAGAAAGTGTACTTAGGTAAAGCGAAATCACTGAACATTGATGCGATTGATCTTGACGATGGTCAGCCACTGAAGAGTGAATTCCACGCTAAAGTTACCGGTAAAACGGAAGCTCAGCTTCAAGCTTACTGGGCTAAAAAAGTGTTCACGGGCAAAGGTCAGCCACCAAAAGCGGTGAGTTCTAGTGCGATTGTGAAAAATACAGTTGCTAATACCGCTAATGCGATTGGTTATATCGACGAAAGTGAAGTTGATGGTAGCGTGAAAGTAATTTTACGCCCGTAG
- a CDS encoding RNA-binding S4 domain-containing protein, with translation MFEHEEYEVEALEVEVSAQPIELYKVLKIANVVSGGGEAKFAISEGYVGVNGELEQRKRRKLYDGDVIEFNQEYYVVVCNQPVTEPTEKVVKDVKAAAPVGKKKATAKKPSAESGKADKKLSAKAKPVKSAAKKAPKKSVKKEAEKPSFDQTTGRKSLSF, from the coding sequence ATGTTTGAACATGAAGAATATGAAGTAGAAGCGCTAGAAGTTGAAGTTTCTGCTCAGCCGATTGAGTTGTATAAAGTGCTTAAAATTGCCAACGTTGTGAGCGGTGGTGGTGAAGCGAAGTTTGCCATATCTGAAGGTTATGTTGGTGTTAATGGTGAATTGGAGCAACGTAAGCGCCGTAAACTTTACGATGGTGACGTCATTGAGTTTAACCAAGAGTACTACGTTGTGGTCTGTAACCAACCAGTGACAGAACCAACAGAAAAAGTGGTGAAAGACGTTAAAGCTGCGGCACCTGTGGGTAAGAAAAAAGCAACAGCTAAAAAGCCGTCGGCTGAAAGTGGCAAAGCGGATAAAAAACTCAGCGCTAAAGCTAAGCCTGTAAAAAGCGCAGCTAAAAAAGCACCTAAAAAATCAGTGAAAAAAGAAGCAGAAAAGCCTTCTTTTGATCAAACGACGGGTCGTAAATCCCTTAGTTTCTAA
- a CDS encoding M16 family metallopeptidase codes for MKQWFRAYSFLLIGTIFLVGCQQDNQWHATKITPDPDWQHGTLENGMKYHLYQKDDEPVELRFIVRAGSAQETAQQQGYAHFLEHMAFKGSKNFAQQDVWQFFERLGLSAGADLNAYTSYNKTWYQLKLPDSTEVTTAFTWFRDVADGMLLKPEKVEAERGAVMGEYRLRLPQERNIYSQMDERLRADSPAYHEILGTKESIQSVTPTGLREYYQRWYFPENTELVVVGDFDKTVIETQIAQHFASWQAKSQPLANIEPLVLPTQKQQALVAPQGGDSALILLQPLGESKRLTYGDQYRYLEVGLLNSLIQARLMDRSIALAANTSYIEAYDSTFEGQQLATLAVGFKEGHRAEVQAFFAKELASLRDYGVGEVELAAALASYKSNLKNHAMNWQATDSWVITEAMFASLFEPRVLMSEAEHKAVLERFVAEMDQSRVNQSLKQQLEQLVPYYFIAYANTDQTQQLAQDVQDVTQLLAKPGQALMMAKTVAVFSSPAQKGEIVSQQQVDDTTWQWQLGNGVEVWLKQMPDIKKNAYMNWAAKGGRAQLDPALYPASELAFDTLYRSGFAGLDVAAIEKVFAANNTLLTPYLSDFDNGLSIATQYDDLPFAMSALHHVLTEGKVDPVQLKQVKKQYVEGRAEFETSPFGQVLTKVNDSQVVRGTFYKIWPSSTFTEITSDDVQQVYQRLFQQQHHNRLVIAGDFQPEDITPLLRQYVANIPLAENKQELLPQVELNKTSQVLELPVSNEKSVSYLMIMTNPIQTQSPVTAVDVMAQDMLSRIVNQRAHQLLRGKYSLSYAPEVITEIPDSGLHSTVIVSMNLDQKDLAKSKQAVAELLKGIQQDGITLQERDTAAKQLAVALKPMAKNGAETVRFMGRYLLHGYSVDAVKDPQPYIDQVTTELLNQQVKQFMGKQSYTIEATILPKAS; via the coding sequence ATGAAACAATGGTTTAGAGCATATAGTTTTCTGCTGATAGGCACGATTTTCCTCGTCGGATGCCAGCAAGATAACCAGTGGCATGCAACAAAAATAACCCCAGATCCCGATTGGCAACATGGGACGTTAGAGAATGGTATGAAGTATCACCTTTATCAGAAGGATGATGAACCCGTCGAGTTACGATTTATTGTTCGTGCAGGTAGCGCTCAAGAAACGGCGCAACAACAGGGATATGCCCATTTTCTTGAACATATGGCGTTCAAAGGTTCTAAAAACTTTGCTCAACAAGATGTGTGGCAATTCTTCGAACGTTTAGGGCTAAGTGCTGGCGCTGATTTGAATGCTTACACTTCTTATAATAAGACTTGGTATCAATTAAAGCTGCCTGATTCAACTGAAGTGACCACCGCGTTTACTTGGTTTAGGGATGTGGCTGATGGCATGCTACTAAAACCTGAAAAGGTTGAGGCTGAAAGAGGTGCGGTAATGGGGGAGTATCGTCTTCGTCTACCGCAAGAGCGCAATATTTATAGCCAGATGGATGAGCGTTTGCGTGCAGATTCTCCTGCTTATCATGAAATACTCGGTACCAAGGAAAGTATTCAATCGGTAACGCCAACTGGCTTGCGTGAGTATTATCAGCGTTGGTATTTCCCAGAAAATACAGAGTTGGTGGTGGTAGGCGATTTCGATAAAACGGTAATTGAGACTCAAATAGCTCAACACTTTGCTTCATGGCAGGCTAAGTCGCAACCGCTCGCTAATATTGAGCCGTTAGTGTTACCAACGCAAAAGCAGCAAGCATTAGTTGCGCCGCAAGGTGGTGACTCTGCACTGATTTTATTGCAGCCATTGGGGGAATCTAAGCGGTTAACTTATGGTGACCAATATCGTTATTTAGAGGTTGGCCTGTTAAATAGTCTTATCCAAGCACGGCTAATGGATCGCAGTATCGCGTTGGCAGCTAATACAAGCTACATCGAAGCTTATGATAGTACTTTCGAAGGGCAGCAATTGGCTACGTTAGCGGTGGGTTTTAAAGAAGGGCATCGTGCTGAGGTTCAAGCATTTTTTGCCAAAGAGTTGGCGAGTTTACGTGATTACGGTGTCGGTGAGGTCGAACTCGCAGCTGCGCTAGCCAGTTATAAATCTAATTTGAAAAATCATGCAATGAATTGGCAGGCAACGGATTCTTGGGTGATCACTGAGGCCATGTTTGCGAGCTTATTCGAACCTCGTGTTTTGATGTCTGAAGCTGAACATAAAGCGGTACTCGAGCGCTTCGTGGCAGAGATGGATCAGAGCCGAGTTAATCAGAGCTTAAAACAGCAACTAGAACAACTGGTACCGTATTACTTCATTGCTTATGCCAATACAGACCAAACTCAGCAGTTAGCGCAAGATGTTCAGGATGTGACGCAGTTACTTGCTAAACCGGGTCAAGCCTTGATGATGGCGAAAACCGTAGCTGTATTTTCGTCGCCAGCGCAAAAAGGAGAGATCGTTTCACAGCAGCAAGTAGATGACACCACTTGGCAATGGCAATTGGGTAACGGTGTTGAAGTTTGGCTTAAGCAAATGCCTGACATTAAAAAAAATGCGTACATGAACTGGGCAGCAAAAGGAGGCAGAGCACAATTGGATCCTGCATTGTATCCAGCCAGTGAGTTAGCGTTTGACACATTATATCGGAGTGGTTTTGCTGGCTTGGATGTGGCAGCCATTGAAAAAGTGTTCGCTGCAAATAATACCTTGCTGACCCCTTATCTTAGCGATTTTGATAATGGGTTATCCATTGCGACTCAGTACGATGATCTGCCGTTTGCGATGTCGGCACTTCATCATGTATTAACGGAAGGTAAAGTTGACCCTGTGCAGTTAAAGCAGGTTAAAAAGCAATATGTTGAAGGTAGAGCTGAATTTGAAACCTCGCCATTTGGGCAGGTACTGACAAAGGTGAATGATAGCCAAGTTGTACGTGGTACTTTTTATAAAATCTGGCCAAGTAGCACTTTCACTGAAATAACAAGCGATGATGTTCAACAGGTTTATCAACGTTTGTTTCAACAGCAACACCACAATCGCTTGGTGATAGCTGGGGATTTTCAACCAGAAGATATCACCCCACTGCTACGTCAGTATGTTGCGAATATTCCCCTTGCGGAAAATAAGCAAGAATTGTTGCCACAAGTTGAGTTAAATAAAACGTCACAAGTGCTGGAGTTACCGGTATCGAATGAAAAGTCTGTGAGTTATTTGATGATAATGACTAACCCGATCCAGACGCAATCACCGGTGACGGCGGTAGATGTGATGGCACAAGATATGTTGTCTCGTATTGTTAATCAGCGTGCTCATCAACTGCTTAGAGGTAAATACAGTTTAAGCTATGCACCTGAAGTAATCACTGAGATCCCAGATAGTGGTTTACACAGTACTGTTATTGTCAGTATGAACTTAGATCAAAAGGATTTAGCTAAATCGAAGCAAGCGGTGGCTGAGCTGTTAAAAGGTATTCAGCAAGATGGCATTACATTACAAGAGCGAGACACTGCAGCGAAACAGTTGGCGGTAGCGTTAAAACCGATGGCTAAAAATGGGGCTGAGACGGTACGCTTTATGGGGCGTTATTTACTGCATGGTTATAGTGTGGACGCAGTGAAAGATCCGCAACCCTACATAGATCAAGTCACGACAGAGTTGTTAAATCAGCAGGTTAAGCAATTCATGGGTAAGCAAAGTTACACCATTGAAGCCACGATACTGCCGAAAGCATCGTAA